In one Neobacillus sp. WH10 genomic region, the following are encoded:
- a CDS encoding helix-turn-helix domain-containing protein: MEISKEDLQYICQLISEVHQIPVYYVNQFGEFEYEFSRSDLRRNPYYHLFKEQISVYTYEEDPNDFPIFFSNSNLNFFFVNLKKTNHFLGTIIVGPSLESEISDENITKIMDAFKGNVNKRNLIEYYQSIPIIDRQQLLTISLMVYYLIYHKTLDKTFVIQNNKALDLVIIESENLDLELSKGRRDFIFHSNLSYERVLLDYVKNGRIDKLKDIFDYSIVGEAELGLLSKRNRLRSEKNLMITGIALVCRAAIEGGLNEETAFTLSDFYIQQLEDLGNLKAILKLTEEAISDFTNRVHQLNVGKYSAAITACQHYIYNHLYGDITLDHLAEMCRLSPNYLSSLFKKEVGIPISEYIQRQRVDEAKKLLVITNYPISDISTWLNFNDQSYFIKIFKKYTGLTPRQFRNDHSSDQT, from the coding sequence ATGGAAATATCCAAGGAAGATTTACAATATATTTGTCAGCTTATTTCTGAAGTTCATCAAATACCCGTTTATTATGTCAATCAATTTGGTGAGTTCGAATACGAATTTTCAAGAAGTGACCTACGGAGAAATCCATATTATCACCTGTTCAAGGAGCAGATAAGTGTTTATACCTATGAAGAGGATCCAAATGATTTTCCTATCTTCTTTTCAAATTCAAATTTGAACTTTTTCTTTGTTAATCTAAAAAAAACAAATCACTTTTTAGGCACCATTATTGTAGGACCTTCCCTTGAGTCAGAAATATCTGATGAAAATATTACTAAGATCATGGATGCTTTTAAAGGAAACGTCAATAAAAGGAATCTTATTGAATACTATCAATCTATCCCCATTATTGATCGTCAACAACTCCTAACGATTAGTTTAATGGTTTATTATTTGATTTATCATAAAACGTTAGATAAAACGTTTGTCATACAAAATAACAAAGCGTTAGACCTCGTCATAATTGAATCAGAGAATCTGGATCTTGAGCTTTCAAAAGGGAGAAGGGATTTCATTTTCCATTCCAATCTTTCATATGAACGGGTTTTGCTTGATTATGTCAAAAATGGACGTATAGATAAATTAAAGGATATCTTCGACTACTCAATTGTCGGTGAAGCAGAATTAGGATTATTGTCGAAACGGAACCGCTTAAGAAGTGAAAAAAATTTAATGATAACTGGAATTGCCCTTGTTTGCAGAGCTGCCATTGAAGGTGGCTTAAATGAGGAAACGGCCTTTACATTAAGTGATTTTTATATTCAACAACTCGAGGATTTAGGAAACCTAAAAGCAATATTGAAATTAACGGAAGAAGCCATTAGTGATTTTACCAATCGTGTACACCAATTAAATGTAGGAAAATATTCTGCAGCGATAACCGCTTGTCAACATTATATTTATAACCATCTTTATGGAGACATCACACTTGATCACCTTGCAGAAATGTGTCGTTTAAGTCCCAATTACTTATCATCCCTTTTTAAAAAAGAAGTTGGTATACCAATAAGTGAATATATACAACGGCAACGAGTAGACGAAGCAAAAAAGCTGTTAGTTATAACAAATTATCCGATTTCAGACATCAGCACGTGGCTAAATTTTAACGATCAAAGTTATTTTATAAAAATCTTTAAAAAATACACAGGTTTAACCCCAAGACAGTTTAGAAATGATCATTCCTCTGATCAAACATAG
- a CDS encoding glucose 1-dehydrogenase: MELTNKIAVITGAGSGIGRASSLKLASNGATVVLVDFNKETGEETLKLVKEQGGEGIFVQADVSKSEDVQNYVNKAVETYGRIDIFFNNAGIIQKFAPFTTVEESEFDRIMSINVKGVFLGLKYVLKVMDEQGSGSIINTASTAGIRPEHSVAVYSASKHAVIGLTKGAALEYAKKGIRINALCPGGVQTALTASVADQFAKGGYIPEEFSNMRMGRYADPNELAEMVAFLASDKASYMTGSVVLVDGGLTL, from the coding sequence ATGGAATTAACAAATAAAATTGCCGTAATAACTGGGGCAGGAAGTGGAATTGGTAGAGCAAGCAGCTTGAAACTTGCTAGTAACGGGGCAACAGTTGTATTAGTCGATTTCAATAAGGAAACAGGGGAAGAAACATTAAAACTTGTGAAGGAGCAAGGCGGAGAAGGTATCTTCGTTCAGGCCGATGTCTCAAAAAGTGAAGATGTGCAAAACTATGTAAATAAAGCAGTTGAAACATATGGACGTATTGATATATTTTTCAATAATGCAGGTATTATCCAAAAGTTTGCACCTTTCACTACAGTAGAAGAATCCGAATTTGACCGGATTATGTCCATCAATGTAAAAGGCGTATTCCTTGGATTAAAATATGTGTTAAAAGTGATGGACGAGCAAGGAAGCGGATCAATTATTAACACTGCTTCGACTGCAGGAATTCGACCTGAACATAGTGTAGCTGTTTATTCAGCAAGCAAACATGCGGTTATAGGGTTAACCAAAGGTGCTGCATTAGAATATGCTAAAAAAGGAATCCGTATTAATGCGCTTTGCCCAGGCGGTGTTCAAACAGCTTTAACCGCTAGTGTTGCTGATCAGTTTGCAAAAGGCGGCTACATCCCAGAAGAGTTTTCAAATATGAGAATGGGTCGTTATGCTGATCCGAACGAACTTGCTGAAATGGTTGCTTTCTTAGCATCTGATAAAGCAAGCTATATGACCGGCTCAGTTGTCCTTGTAGATGGTGGTTTAACTTTATAA
- a CDS encoding ABC-F family ATP-binding cassette domain-containing protein, producing the protein MSLLEVRNLTHRFIDKPLYDKASFDLYKGEHMGIVGQNGAGKSTLIKILMGEIIPDNGMIKWKRDIRIGHLDQYAEINGTKTIIDYLNTAFANLFELEKKLNDLYQEMVITGNYDLMEQAAKYQEKLETSDFYLIESHIDKVVYGLGINAIGIECPIQELSGGQRAKVILAKLLLEKPHVLLLDEPTNFLDKEHVDWLANYLTVFDGAYIVVSHDFDFLEKISSCICDIELGTIKKYTGKYSDFLRQKEHLREDYTRQYVAQQKKIEKTEEFIRKNIAGVNSKMAQGRRKQLERMERMAPPVFTHKPAFSFKEISLSAQMALRVNDLEVGYGKPLLPKLNFTVSGGQKLVITGFNGIGKSTLLKTLVQRISIVAGSFQFAESVKIGYFEQNLTWEDKAKTPLKIISDFYPKLGVKEIRSRLAQCGLKNAHTSQAIGTLSGGEQSKVKLCLLLLSSCNFLVLDEPTNHLDAETKEALQKALIQFKGSVLLVSHEEKFYQTWADRYLNIEDCI; encoded by the coding sequence ATGAGTTTACTTGAAGTCAGAAATTTAACACACAGATTTATAGACAAACCCCTATATGATAAAGCAAGTTTCGATTTATACAAAGGTGAACATATGGGAATCGTAGGACAAAATGGCGCTGGAAAAAGTACACTTATAAAAATATTGATGGGAGAAATCATTCCCGATAACGGAATGATTAAATGGAAAAGGGATATTAGGATTGGACATCTCGATCAATATGCCGAAATCAATGGAACCAAAACAATTATTGACTATTTGAATACAGCATTTGCCAATTTATTTGAACTCGAAAAAAAACTGAATGATCTCTATCAAGAAATGGTGATTACAGGTAATTACGATCTGATGGAGCAAGCGGCAAAATACCAGGAGAAGCTTGAAACGAGTGATTTTTATTTAATAGAAAGTCACATCGATAAAGTGGTTTATGGCTTAGGGATTAATGCAATTGGCATCGAGTGCCCCATTCAGGAGTTAAGCGGCGGCCAAAGAGCGAAAGTTATACTAGCAAAGCTATTGCTTGAAAAGCCCCATGTACTATTGTTAGATGAACCAACGAATTTTCTAGATAAGGAACATGTAGACTGGCTTGCAAACTATTTAACCGTATTCGATGGCGCTTATATCGTTGTATCCCATGATTTTGATTTTTTAGAGAAAATATCTTCTTGTATATGTGATATCGAGCTTGGCACCATCAAAAAGTATACGGGGAAATACTCGGATTTTCTGCGTCAAAAAGAGCATTTGCGAGAAGATTACACTCGACAATACGTCGCTCAACAAAAAAAGATAGAAAAAACGGAAGAATTTATTCGAAAGAATATTGCTGGAGTTAATAGCAAGATGGCTCAAGGTCGTCGGAAGCAGCTTGAAAGAATGGAACGAATGGCTCCACCAGTTTTCACTCATAAACCTGCCTTTAGTTTTAAGGAAATCTCACTTTCCGCACAGATGGCTCTACGTGTAAATGACCTTGAGGTTGGTTATGGTAAACCCCTTTTGCCTAAATTGAATTTTACTGTTTCAGGCGGGCAAAAACTTGTGATTACAGGTTTTAATGGAATTGGAAAGTCCACATTACTAAAAACACTCGTTCAACGTATATCAATTGTCGCAGGTAGTTTCCAGTTTGCGGAATCCGTAAAGATTGGTTATTTCGAACAAAATTTAACATGGGAAGATAAGGCAAAAACACCTCTCAAAATTATCTCAGATTTTTATCCTAAATTGGGCGTTAAGGAGATTCGTAGTCGTTTGGCTCAATGTGGGCTGAAGAATGCTCATACTTCACAAGCAATTGGGACATTAAGTGGCGGAGAACAGTCAAAGGTAAAATTATGCCTGCTCCTTCTTTCATCTTGCAATTTTCTAGTCTTGGATGAACCAACCAATCATTTAGATGCAGAAACAAAAGAAGCTTTACAAAAAGCATTAATTCAGTTTAAAGGCAGTGTATTACTTGTTTCTCATGAAGAAAAGTTTTATCAAACGTGGGCGGATCGCTATCTAAATATAGAGGATTGCATTTAA
- a CDS encoding protease inhibitor I9 family protein, with translation MPIKNTQLQYSNLKSKKLDHKITSTFNTTYNGVAMKLPANQVEMLLKSEVVKSVYKNVEFKVDPIALGEEKASNNNAGNCELLIIFCCEFLTRILIYPSIN, from the coding sequence ATGCCTATCAAAAATACCCAATTGCAATATAGTAATCTTAAAAGTAAGAAGTTAGATCATAAAATCACATCAACATTTAATACTACTTATAATGGGGTAGCGATGAAACTACCAGCCAACCAAGTAGAAATGCTCTTAAAATCTGAAGTTGTCAAATCCGTTTATAAAAATGTCGAATTTAAGGTCGATCCAATTGCGTTAGGTGAAGAAAAGGCATCAAACAATAACGCTGGTAATTGTGAGCTTTTAATTATTTTTTGCTGTGAATTTTTGACAAGGATCCTCATTTATCCTTCTATAAATTGA
- a CDS encoding protease inhibitor I9 family protein: MTPAIHIDPEVDMISEKMVEIIIHFKTYPAKVAVAIAEKSGVPLTLEQAKQDVEESHSRFKKDVERYLGQHQIPYSIKHTYKMAFNGVSIKLPGKEIKRLLQSNEIAAIYANKEIKLIPPPRPK, encoded by the coding sequence ATGACTCCAGCTATACACATTGACCCAGAAGTCGATATGATTAGTGAAAAGATGGTTGAAATCATCATTCACTTTAAAACGTATCCAGCAAAGGTTGCAGTCGCCATTGCAGAAAAGAGTGGAGTACCATTAACATTGGAACAAGCAAAACAGGACGTAGAAGAAAGTCATTCACGCTTTAAGAAGGATGTAGAACGATATTTAGGCCAACACCAAATTCCCTATTCGATAAAGCATACTTATAAAATGGCATTTAACGGGGTATCGATTAAGCTTCCAGGGAAGGAAATTAAAAGATTGTTACAATCTAACGAAATTGCTGCTATTTATGCCAATAAGGAAATCAAGCTAATTCCACCGCCAAGACCTAAATAA
- a CDS encoding energy-coupling factor transporter transmembrane component T: MAVEMLSYIERQSPVHQLTGVTKLICFIIWSSIAMLTYDTRVLVFLFLFSIGVFIVSKVKLKEVAFVLLFILLFLMINNLAIYVFSPQEGVKIYGTSHVLFEIGGRYSITLEQLFYQMNVTLKYFTVIPAAILFIVTTNPSEFAASLNRIGVSYRISYAVALALRYIPDIQRDFRNISLSQQARGIDMSRKEKLPKRIKNAASIIIPLILSSLDKIEIISNAMELRGFGKNKKRSWYRARPFQKIDVFTIILFALILLVSLYVTFHDGDRFYNPFL; this comes from the coding sequence ATGGCAGTAGAAATGCTTTCATACATAGAGCGGCAATCGCCGGTCCATCAGCTGACAGGTGTAACCAAGCTGATTTGCTTCATCATCTGGTCATCGATTGCGATGCTTACCTATGATACGCGAGTTTTAGTCTTCCTCTTCCTATTTAGTATCGGCGTCTTTATCGTTTCCAAGGTGAAACTAAAGGAAGTGGCCTTTGTCCTCCTATTTATCTTATTGTTTTTGATGATTAATAATCTTGCAATCTATGTATTTTCGCCGCAAGAAGGGGTAAAAATCTATGGGACAAGCCATGTGCTGTTTGAAATCGGCGGGCGCTATTCGATCACGCTAGAGCAGCTGTTTTATCAAATGAATGTTACACTTAAATATTTCACCGTCATTCCGGCGGCGATTCTATTTATTGTGACGACAAATCCCAGTGAATTTGCCGCATCATTAAACCGAATCGGTGTCAGCTACCGAATTTCTTATGCTGTTGCACTTGCATTACGCTATATTCCCGACATTCAACGAGATTTTCGTAATATCTCGCTTTCCCAGCAAGCCCGTGGGATTGATATGTCGCGCAAAGAAAAGCTGCCGAAGCGGATAAAGAATGCTGCATCGATCATCATCCCGCTCATCTTATCAAGTCTCGATAAAATTGAAATCATTAGCAATGCAATGGAGCTCCGAGGGTTTGGAAAAAACAAAAAGCGTTCTTGGTACCGGGCACGCCCATTTCAAAAAATAGATGTATTCACTATCATCCTTTTCGCTCTCATACTATTAGTCTCGCTTTATGTCACATTTCATGATGGCGATCGGTTCTATAATCCTTTTCTTTGA
- a CDS encoding ABC transporter ATP-binding protein has protein sequence MKKPVIQFENYSFQYRSQTAPTLHEINLTIYEGEKILIVGPSGSGKSTLGHCLNGLVPFSYKGEVSGSLKICGEDAKDLDIFSLSKKVGTVLQDPDGQFIGLTVAEDIAFALENDCTPQTQMFDKVAEVSKMVEMEDYLDSSLHHLSGGQKQRVSLAGVMVDDVEILLFDEPLANLDPATGKYAIELIDRIQQETNKTVVIIEHRLEDVLHCPVDRIIVVDDGRIIGDMTPDELLASPVLEQCSIREPLYVKAAKYAACDITPEMKPAHLDSFQVESCKGQLVDWFTKVDSPQPREKTESVLELKEINFGYTPGKRTIHGVSFSIEKGEMVSIVGKNGAGKSTLSKLICGFENPSSGRIYYRGQDITEDTIKERASRIGMVMQNPNQMISKQMIYDEVALGLVILGVPEAEIKERVMKTLKICGLYPFRNWPISALSFGQKKRVTIASILVLEPEIIILDEPTAGQDFRHYTEIMEFLVELNSQGVTIIMITHDMHLMLEYTPRAIVIAGGRKIADDSAVNVLADSTIIEEANLKETSLFELANRAGISDPKQFVERFIAYDREVRQKWQ, from the coding sequence ATGAAAAAACCGGTTATACAATTTGAAAACTATAGCTTTCAATATCGCAGTCAGACGGCACCAACATTACATGAGATAAACTTAACGATCTATGAAGGGGAAAAGATTCTCATTGTTGGTCCATCTGGATCTGGAAAAAGCACACTTGGCCATTGTCTCAATGGCCTTGTTCCCTTTTCTTACAAAGGGGAAGTATCAGGAAGTTTGAAAATCTGCGGCGAGGACGCTAAGGATTTAGACATTTTTTCCTTATCGAAAAAAGTCGGAACGGTTCTCCAAGATCCTGATGGGCAATTTATTGGGCTTACGGTTGCTGAGGATATCGCTTTTGCGCTCGAAAATGATTGTACACCACAAACACAAATGTTTGATAAGGTGGCCGAGGTATCGAAAATGGTGGAAATGGAGGATTATTTGGACTCCTCGCTGCACCATCTTTCCGGAGGACAAAAGCAAAGGGTATCTCTTGCTGGGGTAATGGTCGATGATGTGGAGATTCTATTATTTGATGAACCACTGGCCAATCTTGATCCGGCAACAGGAAAATATGCAATTGAACTCATTGATAGGATCCAACAAGAAACAAACAAAACGGTCGTGATTATCGAGCACCGCTTAGAGGATGTATTGCATTGCCCTGTTGACCGCATCATTGTCGTTGATGATGGCAGGATTATCGGTGACATGACTCCGGATGAACTTTTAGCTTCCCCCGTCTTGGAGCAATGTTCCATCCGCGAGCCCTTATATGTGAAAGCAGCGAAATATGCCGCCTGTGATATTACGCCAGAAATGAAGCCCGCTCATCTCGATTCCTTTCAAGTTGAAAGCTGCAAAGGTCAGTTAGTGGACTGGTTTACAAAAGTGGATAGCCCGCAGCCTAGAGAGAAAACAGAATCTGTTTTGGAATTAAAGGAAATTAATTTTGGCTATACACCAGGAAAAAGAACGATTCACGGTGTTTCTTTTTCGATTGAAAAAGGTGAAATGGTTAGTATTGTTGGAAAAAATGGTGCTGGAAAGTCGACACTGTCCAAATTAATTTGCGGCTTTGAAAATCCTAGCTCGGGAAGAATTTATTATCGCGGGCAGGATATTACCGAAGATACGATTAAAGAGAGGGCATCAAGGATCGGCATGGTAATGCAAAACCCGAATCAGATGATTTCGAAGCAGATGATCTATGATGAAGTGGCGCTTGGTCTGGTCATCCTTGGTGTACCGGAAGCCGAGATAAAAGAGCGCGTTATGAAGACATTGAAAATTTGCGGATTGTATCCATTCCGTAACTGGCCGATTTCGGCGTTAAGCTTTGGCCAGAAAAAGCGGGTAACCATCGCCTCCATCTTAGTATTGGAGCCAGAGATAATCATACTTGACGAGCCTACCGCAGGGCAGGATTTCCGCCATTATACCGAGATCATGGAATTTTTGGTGGAACTCAACAGCCAAGGTGTTACAATCATCATGATTACCCATGATATGCATCTCATGCTTGAATATACGCCGCGGGCGATTGTGATTGCAGGCGGAAGAAAAATAGCCGATGACTCAGCTGTCAATGTACTGGCGGATTCTACAATTATTGAAGAGGCAAATTTAAAGGAAACATCCTTATTTGAATTGGCAAACCGGGCGGGAATTAGCGATCCAAAGCAGTTTGTCGAGAGGTTTATCGCCTATGATCGTGAGGTGAGACAGAAATGGCAGTAG
- a CDS encoding ECF-type riboflavin transporter substrate-binding protein, whose protein sequence is MKGKQLSIKTIVAIGIGAAVFVILGRFAVIPTGVPNTNFDTSYGFLALMAIVFGPVAGGLIGLIGHALKDAIFYGTPWWSWVIVSGIVGFLIGLAAKKINIESGIFNTKKIILFNVVQIVVQAIGWFAIAPTLDVLIYAEPANKVYLQGVVAGGLNMVTVAVLGTLLLSIYAKSRSQSGSLTKDV, encoded by the coding sequence ATGAAAGGAAAACAGTTATCAATCAAAACGATCGTGGCAATTGGGATTGGCGCAGCCGTATTCGTGATTTTAGGCAGATTCGCCGTTATTCCAACAGGAGTACCAAATACGAATTTTGACACATCGTACGGCTTTTTAGCGTTAATGGCAATTGTTTTCGGACCGGTTGCCGGTGGGTTGATTGGGTTAATCGGCCACGCCTTAAAGGATGCCATCTTCTACGGAACTCCGTGGTGGAGCTGGGTCATCGTTTCTGGAATCGTCGGCTTCTTAATTGGCCTTGCAGCGAAGAAAATCAATATTGAATCAGGCATTTTTAATACGAAAAAAATCATTCTGTTTAACGTGGTTCAAATCGTTGTCCAAGCGATCGGCTGGTTCGCGATTGCTCCGACCCTCGATGTTCTTATTTATGCCGAACCAGCAAATAAGGTTTATTTACAAGGCGTGGTTGCCGGCGGGTTAAACATGGTAACTGTTGCTGTCCTTGGTACGCTGTTGCTTAGTATCTATGCAAAAAGCCGCAGTCAAAGCGGCAGTCTAACTAAGGATGTTTAA
- a CDS encoding S-adenosyl-l-methionine hydroxide adenosyltransferase family protein gives MNNHLVLQTDFGTSDGAVSAMYGVAISVNPAIRVFDLTHDIPQYHIWEGSYRLYQTVSYWPEGTVFVSVVDPGVGSERRSVVAKTALDQYIITPDNGTLTHIKNCIGIKEVRIIDEDVNRLPCSGESYTFHGRDVYAYTGARLASNLITFEQVGPEVPVDSIIELPKEEPSITNHVLTGNIDILDIRFGNLWTNIDRVLFKNLSVEYGDSFEVTIENDTRQVYKNIMTYGRTFADIHLGEPLLYVNSLDKIGVAINQGSFAKAYHIETGASWKISIRKLPKIVYN, from the coding sequence ATGAATAATCATCTCGTGTTACAAACTGATTTTGGTACAAGTGACGGTGCTGTAAGCGCTATGTATGGTGTGGCTATTTCCGTGAATCCAGCCATCCGTGTATTTGATTTAACCCATGACATTCCCCAGTATCATATTTGGGAAGGCTCCTACCGATTATATCAGACGGTTTCCTATTGGCCCGAAGGAACGGTGTTTGTTTCGGTTGTTGACCCAGGTGTCGGTTCTGAGCGGAGAAGTGTTGTCGCGAAAACGGCTTTGGATCAGTATATTATTACTCCGGACAATGGTACGCTCACCCATATTAAAAATTGTATTGGCATTAAAGAAGTAAGAATCATTGATGAGGACGTCAATCGCTTGCCGTGTTCTGGTGAATCCTATACGTTCCATGGTCGTGATGTCTATGCATATACCGGGGCAAGACTCGCTTCCAATTTAATTACGTTTGAACAAGTGGGTCCAGAAGTGCCGGTTGATTCCATCATCGAACTTCCCAAGGAGGAGCCGAGTATTACCAATCATGTGCTCACTGGCAATATTGACATACTTGATATTCGGTTCGGTAATTTATGGACAAATATTGACCGTGTACTCTTCAAAAATTTATCAGTGGAATATGGTGATTCCTTTGAAGTGACGATAGAAAATGATACCCGCCAAGTCTATAAAAACATTATGACGTATGGCCGAACATTTGCTGATATTCATTTAGGTGAGCCATTGCTATATGTGAATTCGCTTGATAAAATTGGCGTTGCGATTAACCAGGGTTCTTTTGCAAAGGCATATCATATTGAAACAGGGGCATCATGGAAAATTTCTATACGCAAATTGCCGAAAATTGTTTACAATTAA
- a CDS encoding low temperature requirement protein A: MEEKKVTWLELFYDLLFAAAVATATHVLLHVKQGEIHPEYLLKFALIFIPIWWSWVGQTMFINRFGQDFMHQRIFMILQMVFVLIMTSSLSVDFDQYYLPFLIGYIGLRSLTAIQYLVVRSVEEGDTKKVAQYLGTRFWIGIIISFFSILFDSWIRYSILYIGIIVDIIVPFFGRKYLVKASTNTVHLLERFATFTLILFGESVVSTLSVLQPQKGDWNSISFSIISFILIISMWWQYFENVDKKVNKSIETAGQTIIYGHLFILMSLSMIAASIKLLYLHEVRYSFNLYFVFGSVLLYFITTTIVFHQYRFEQDRLKYYHLALFLGILATFFIINLIVVVPNIIIMGELALFFIIYAKLTTT; this comes from the coding sequence TTGGAAGAAAAGAAAGTTACATGGTTAGAACTCTTCTATGATTTGCTATTTGCTGCAGCTGTTGCGACTGCAACTCATGTTTTACTTCATGTTAAACAAGGAGAAATTCATCCAGAATATTTATTGAAGTTTGCTTTAATATTTATTCCAATCTGGTGGTCTTGGGTAGGCCAAACGATGTTTATTAACCGGTTTGGACAAGATTTTATGCATCAACGGATCTTTATGATCCTTCAAATGGTGTTTGTTCTTATTATGACATCAAGCTTATCGGTTGATTTTGATCAATATTATCTCCCTTTTCTTATTGGCTATATTGGATTAAGATCACTAACAGCGATCCAATATCTAGTTGTTCGGAGTGTAGAAGAAGGGGATACGAAAAAGGTAGCTCAATACTTAGGAACACGTTTTTGGATTGGAATCATCATCTCATTTTTCTCTATCTTATTTGATTCATGGATTCGATACAGCATATTATATATAGGAATTATTGTCGATATTATTGTGCCTTTTTTCGGACGCAAGTATTTGGTGAAAGCTTCGACCAATACGGTTCATTTATTAGAACGTTTTGCTACATTTACACTAATCCTTTTTGGAGAATCGGTCGTCAGCACCCTTTCTGTACTTCAGCCACAAAAAGGGGATTGGAATTCGATCTCATTTTCAATCATTTCATTTATCCTTATTATTTCGATGTGGTGGCAGTATTTCGAAAATGTAGATAAGAAAGTAAATAAGTCGATCGAAACAGCCGGCCAAACTATTATTTACGGTCATCTGTTTATTTTAATGTCTTTGAGCATGATTGCTGCTTCCATCAAGCTGCTCTATCTCCATGAGGTTCGTTATTCATTTAACTTATATTTTGTATTCGGTTCTGTATTACTCTATTTCATAACAACAACTATTGTTTTTCATCAATACAGGTTTGAACAAGACCGTCTAAAATATTATCATTTAGCGTTATTTTTAGGGATTTTAGCAACCTTTTTTATTATTAATTTGATAGTAGTAGTTCCAAACATTATCATAATGGGAGAACTAGCCCTGTTTTTTATCATCTATGCTAAATTAACAACTACTTAG
- a CDS encoding NAD(P)H-dependent oxidoreductase: MKVLVIYTHPNHQSLCYSFLQKVIKGSHENPNIKEIQVLDLYEEGFNPLLVFNEHKRRRDMYRDPHLEKYRQQISWADKIVFVYPIWWGRPPAMLLGYIDQLFAANFAYKDKKGLLPEGLLKGKSVVCMSTMKGPANYPLLWLNNSHKILMKKALFNFVGIKQVKFFEFGNMENPKGKQTKKLEKIYRYFKKIDR; this comes from the coding sequence ATGAAAGTTCTTGTTATTTACACACATCCTAATCATCAAAGTTTATGTTACTCATTTTTACAAAAGGTCATCAAAGGAAGTCATGAAAATCCAAATATAAAGGAAATACAGGTGCTAGATTTGTATGAGGAGGGCTTTAATCCACTTCTTGTGTTTAATGAGCATAAACGAAGACGTGATATGTATCGTGATCCTCACCTTGAAAAATATCGACAGCAAATTTCTTGGGCTGACAAGATTGTCTTTGTCTACCCTATTTGGTGGGGAAGACCTCCAGCCATGCTGCTGGGATACATTGATCAATTATTTGCTGCAAATTTTGCCTACAAGGATAAGAAGGGACTGCTGCCAGAGGGATTATTGAAAGGAAAATCAGTTGTATGTATGTCCACCATGAAGGGACCTGCAAACTATCCACTTCTCTGGTTAAATAATTCACATAAAATATTGATGAAAAAAGCCTTATTCAATTTTGTCGGAATCAAACAAGTAAAGTTTTTTGAATTTGGTAATATGGAAAACCCAAAGGGAAAACAAACCAAAAAACTAGAAAAGATTTATCGTTATTTTAAAAAGATCGATCGTTGA
- a CDS encoding MarR family transcriptional regulator, translating to MDKKALFFKCVSFTTSVHRVTHELTQHAKSDSITPVQYNILEYITVSQPVTLSEISDCQHMSMPNTSRELKKLSEKNLIEKISDTEDRRKQYIRLSKDGETMMNEAFAHVESSFLHRIQNASKEDLEEINSALDILQTKLFF from the coding sequence ATGGATAAAAAAGCTCTTTTTTTTAAATGTGTGTCTTTTACGACTTCGGTTCATCGTGTGACACACGAATTAACCCAACACGCAAAATCTGATTCCATCACGCCCGTTCAATATAACATTCTCGAGTATATAACCGTTAGCCAGCCTGTTACCCTTAGTGAAATTAGTGATTGCCAGCATATGTCGATGCCAAATACTAGTCGTGAGTTAAAAAAATTAAGTGAAAAAAATTTAATTGAAAAGATAAGTGATACCGAAGATCGACGAAAACAGTATATTCGTCTTTCTAAAGATGGAGAAACCATGATGAATGAAGCCTTTGCCCATGTAGAATCAAGTTTCCTGCATCGAATACAAAATGCATCAAAAGAAGATTTAGAGGAGATTAACAGTGCCCTTGATATTCTTCAGACAAAACTATTTTTTTAA